The genome window GGGCTTTGCGATGCCAGGAACGAGACTTGAACTCGTGACACGTGGATTTTCAGTCCACTGCTCTACCAACTGAGCTATCCCGGCTTGTTTTTTCGCGCTTTACTATCTTAGCAGACACATACAAAATTTAGCAAGCACTTTTTCAAATTAATTTTCGATCGCCCGGAACCGCCCGCCTGTAAGCTAAAAGCTGCAACCTAAAATCCAAGAATCGCAATGGCACAGCAACATCGGGACAGCGGAAGTAAGAGTCTGCTTGTCTTGGGAATAATTTGGCTGCTGGGGGCAATTAGCGATCGCCTCTGGTTTGCCCTCGATCGATCTGTCCCCGCGTGGGATCAAGCAGAATACCTGACTAGCACCCTGAATTACTTGCAGGCGTTGCAGCATCCTCAGTGGTTTTCCGGGGAGTGGTGGACAAACTTCTGGCTGCTTTCGACGAAAATTCCGCCCTTGGCATACATCTTAACCGTTCCGTTTCTTCAGGTTTTCGGTACTGGGGGCGATCGGGCAACCCTCGTTCATCTATTATTTAGTGCAATTCTCCTCGCCTCAGTCTACAGTCTGGGCGTCCAATTATTTAACCGGCAAGTCGGTTTGTGGGCCGCTGCAATTTGCGTTTTGTTACCGGGACTTTATCGGTTTCGCTTGCAATTTTTACTCGACTATCCCCTCACTGCGGCGATTACTTTTGCTTTCTATTGTCTGACAATGTGGAAGGCTTCTGAAGGAAGAAGTTCGGCAACGGATTCTGTAACGGATGTAACGGATGTAACAGATAGAACTCAGTTGAAAGAACGAACGAATAAAAAGTATAAATTCTCCCCCTCCCCCACTCTCCCCCTCTCCGCGTCATCTTTCTTTTGGGCGATCGCCTTTGGAATTTCTCTCGGTTTATCAATATTAGTTAAACACACTACCGTATTATTTCTGTTTACCCCGATTGTATGGTTGGCTGTTGGTGCTGTACGGCAAAAAGCTTGGGGAAGATTAGCCCAATTAGCAGGTAGTTTGTTGCTGTCGGTGGCGGTGTTTGGGCCCTGGGCGAAAACCAATTGGCTGTTAATTTTGACCGGGGGAAAACGGGCAACGGTGGATTCTGCGATCGCCGAAGGAGATCCGGCCCTCAATACGATCGACGCTTGGATTTACTACGGCCAACACTTACCCGAACACATTTCTTGGCCTCTGTTACTGATTCCCTTAGTAGGATTCATACTTTATTGGCGTCGCCGGCAAGATAGTTCCTCAATCTTTTATCTCAACTCCTGTCGCTGGCTGGCTGTTTTCTGGGGAGGAGCTTATTTAATTAATTCTCTAAATATCAACAAAGATGACCGATATGTGATACCTTATTTGCCAGTTTTATCTATTTTCTTAGCCTACTGTTTAACACTCTGGCCTTGTCGGTGGGGACGACAAATTCGCTGGGGTACAATTGGCTTGGCAATTCTGGCGATGCTGTTCCATATCTTGCCGCTGGGAGGTACTCTGGGAAATACCTTAGTCCAAATTATCAGTCCCGGCAATTCTAGCTATCCTTACTTGGGGAAAGAGTGGCCGCACCGAGAGGTAATTGCCGAAATTATCGATCGGGAACCTTATTTGCAATCTACTTTAGGCGTGTTGCCTTCGACGCCGGAAATTAACCAGCATAATTTGAATTTTTACGGTGCTTTGGCTAATTTTCAGGTTTACGGGCGACAGGTGGGAACGAATTTAAAAGAAGTGCCGCAAGATGTGCGATCGCTCTCTTGGTTCGTCACTAAAACAGGCCCGCAAGGTTCGATTCGCGAAGGAATTAAACAAGCTCAAAATGCTGCGGTGGCTGCGATTGAAAAAGGGAATCAATTTGAGTTAGATAAAACTTGGGTTTTGCCAGATTATACTAATTTAAATCTTTATCGCAAGCGAGTGCAGCCTGTCGAAATACAGCCGTTGAATGAAGGGCGATCGCAAGTACAATTAGATCGAGTTACTGTCGGGGAAAAAGCAGTTCCCGGAGTGGCGCTGCCGGTTACTTATACTTGGTCTGGGCCTTGGCAGCAGTTGCAGTCTGGTTTAGTGTTGGTAACGTGGCAAAATCAGCAGTCTGGCGATATTCCACCGGGACAGACTTTCAGGATTTTACACGATCGCGCGATCGCCCAGGCAACTTTGCATCCGGGGAAGCTGGAAGCGGATAAATTTGCTGTGGGGTTTCGAGTTGTCGATCGCACGGCGATGCTTCCTCCTGCTAATATTGCACCGGGAACTTACAATCTGCAAGCTACTTATCTAAATCGGAAAACCGGCGAAACTTATCCGATTAATGTGCCGGCAGTGAGTGTTAAGATCGAGGCAGAGCCTAGAAACGAGAATAAAGCACCTGGAAACGAGGATAATACAGATAAGCCTGAGTTAGATTTGGTGACTCAATTGCGGGCGATGGCGACTGATTTACCCAAAGGATTGCCCGGTTTAGAACCCGTGTTCGAGCAGATTGGACGCATCAATCAGTACGATCCAATTCAAGATTATACCGTGCAAGCGGAACAAGCATTAGAATATCGGTTGAAACAGGAACCAAATAATCTAGAATTGGCTTATGCTTTGGCATTTTCTCGGGTATTGCAGCAGAATGTCGAAAGTTCGATCGCAGCCTTAGAAAAAGTCACTCAACTCGACTCAAAAAACCCTTACGCATACGCCTATCTCGCTTTCGTACACCTGTACGGCTGGCATCCCAAAGCCGCTCAAACAGCCTTAAAACCTGCTCTCGCTCTCAACTCCCACCTACCGGAAATTAGAGTTTTAAACGGTGCAGCGGCTCTGATGCAAGGTAATCTCATTCAAGCATGGCAAGATTTGCAATACTTAAAAAAACTAAAAATTTAACAATCCCTTTTATTGTGGCACGGGCGTCCCGCCTGTGCTTTCAAATCGGTAACGCCTGTGCTTCCAAATCGGTAACGCCTGTGCTTCCAAATCGGTAACGCCTGTGCTTTCAAATCGGTAACGCCTGTGCTTCCAAATCGGTAACGCCTGTGCTTTCAAATCGGTAACGCCTGTGCTTTCAAATCGGTAACGCCTGTGCTTTCAAATCGGTAACGCCTGTGCTTCCAAATCGGTAAAAAACAGAAAACCAATGAACCAACTCAGAATTGTCTCTCTAATTCCCAGTGCCACCGAAATTGTAGCACTTTTAGGATTAACCGATGCAATTGTCGGCCGTTCCCACGAATGCGATTATCCCCCAGAAATCCAAAATTTACCTGTTTGCACTCAGCCTAAATTCAATCCCGAAGGAACTAGCAGCGAAATTCACAACCGCGTGACAGAATTGTTGCAAAATGCGCTGAGTGTGTATAAAGTAGAAATAGATACTTTGGAAAAATTGCAGCCGACTCACATTATTACTCAAGCTCAATGTGAAGTCTGCGCTTGTTCTCTAACAGAGGTTGAACAAGCAGTAAGTACGCTGGTAAATAGCAAGCCAGAAATTATTTCTTTGCAGCCTAATTTGCTAGCAGAAATCTGGACGGATATTCAGCGAGTTGCTGATGCTTTGGGCGTAGATGCCAAAAGTGCGATCGACCTTTTGCAATCCCGCATCGATGCTATTACCTCGAAAGCACAAGCATCATCTATTATGACCACAAAAGAGAGACTTCCCAAAGTAGCCTGCATCGAATGGATTGAACCTTTGATGGCTGCGGGTAACTGGATTCCCGAATTAGTGGCAATGGCGGGAGGCAATTCGCTATTTGGAATTGTCGGCGAACATTCCCCTTGGTTAAAGTGGGAAGCGCTAGTAGAAGCTAATCCCGATGTAATTATTTTCATGCCTTGCGGCTTCGATTTAAACCGCACTCGCAGCGAAGCAATGCAGATAACTAAATACGCAGAATGGGCTAATTTGCAAGCAGTAAAAACTGGGAAAGTTTACATAACTGACGGCAATTCTTACTTTAATAGGCCGGGGCCGAGATTGGTTGATTCGTTAGAAATTTTAGCAGAAATTCTCCATCCCCAAATCTTCGATTTTGGCTATCGGGGTAAGGGTTGGCAGCCATTTTTGTAAGTACCCGCAGCTAGCTAAAGCTTTATCTATAGCAATCCTCGCATCATTTGTGAATTTCTTGCGGACTCCCAGCTTGCTCGGGGAGGGTTGGGGTGGGCTAAAAAATTTACGACTCCTGCAACGATTGCTATATATTATAGCAACCGCCAAGACGGTTAGGAGGTTGTTAATGGCTGAAACGATTGATTGTATTGCTTCTTTCTTCTTCCGACTTCCATCGGACTTCTGCTCTAATTCTGAATTGCCTGCCATACAAATAAGGACACAACATTGTTGTGTCCTTACTTCGCGTTCATTTAACCGAATCTGACATCAATTGATGCAAAAAACGCTAGTCCTACTTGGCATCAGGGGGCATCAAAACCTTGTCAATTACGTGAATCACGCCGTTGGTAGCTTTGATATCAGCTTTCACAACATTAGCGCCGCTGACAGTAACTTTGCCTGCGCTAACAGCTACCTTCAGCGAACTGCCTTCGACACTTTTAACATCGCCGGATTTCAGGCTAGTAGATAAAACCGAACCAGGAACAACGTGGTAAGTTAAAATCTTAGTAAGTTTGGCTTTGTTGGCGGGTTTGAGCAAATCATCCAAAGTTCCTTTTGGCAAAGCAGCAAATGCCGCGTCTGTCGGTGCAAAAACAGTGAAAGGGCCTTTTCCTTGTAAAGTTGTCACCAAACCGGCTGCTCCCAAAGCTTTTGTCAGCGTCTTGAATTGAGGGTCGCCAGATGCAATAGCAACAATATCCTTAGTAGCTGCAGTTGATGCCGGTGAAGCAGCGGTTTTCACCTTTCCAGGAACTTGTTGAGTTTGATTTGCATTAGCAACATCGGTGTTGGAGGTGATGTGAGCTACAGCCGGGAAACCAATCAACGCGCTAGCGCCGATTATTCCTGCGAAACCTGTGAGTTGTTTCATCCAGCTAGGTAAATTTTGATTTTTCATTTCGCTTGCATTTCCTTATGAGATAAAACAGTGAACATGAATTTTTATGTTAGCCAAATCTCGACAAAAGGTAAGGTTGCCAGAGGCTAAGATAGCAAGAAAATTGTCTTGCAGCCCCCGATCGACCAAAACTCCCTTACTATAACCCAAGCTGAGCAATCGGGCATCAACCACCAAATCTGTAACTCAAAACCTCAATCACCGAACCAGTTTGGGGTAAGTCAGCAGATTTGATCGAAATCGTGTCATTATTCAATCGGCGCACCGGCGTACCATCCATCAGCGCCAAGAATTCATCCAGCGGCACCAAATCGCACGCAGCAGCATCGGCGGCTTGGGTTTTGAAATGTGTCGGAATCACCATCTTCGGTTTGAGAAGTTGCAAAGTTTGCTTCGCTTCCGCCGGAGTGTAAGCTTTCGGCCCGCCGCCCACGGGAATCAGCACTACATCGGGCCGCCCGATCAAGATTTGTTCTTCAATGCCGATCGGGCCAGCAACTCCGCCCAAGTGTAAAATCTTAACGCCCGCTTGCTGCCACAGCCAAGCCACATTCACCCCAAATCGCCGTCCTCCCTCACGGTCTTTTTGGGTCCGAATCCCTTGAATCCGCAGCCCGTTAGACTTGTAAGCCCCCGGTTCGTACAAAAGGCCGGGATTGCCCGCAAATCCGTCGATGGCCCCTTCATCGAGCAACCGGCTGCTAATCAGAATCAAATCTGTTTGCACTTTAGGAGAACGATAGCCTGCCGTACAGCCCAGGGGGCGAAAAGGATTCACCAGCACCCTCGCACCGCCTCCGGCGAACAAGAAGCAAGTGTGCCCCAACCACTGAACCGACAAAGAATCAGCAGTTTGAGCTTGATAGCTTTCCCATCCAGATGGCAAACCAGTAAAGAAAGCTGCTAGCAAACCCGTCTGTGCGTAACGTATTAATTGTCGCCGTTTCATCTTGTGGTTGGGGTTGTCGGGTGTTGGTCGTTTGTTGTTATACCACAAAACACCGTCAGTCGATTTTAGATTTTAGATTTTAGATTTTAGATTTACTTGCAGCGCAGTGAATCTGGAATCTCGAACAGGAGTCTAAAATTTGGGGTTCACCACGACAGGAGTGGGGGGCTTGTATCCTTTTTGAGGCGGTTCAGGTGCGAAAATGTGTACCCTACTCTCACCGTAAGGTGCTATGAGAGCGAACCCTACAAATTCAGAGAAATTTAACTAAAGCCGTTCCAAGAAATTTCGCAATAATTGCTTTCCCGAAGTCGTCAAAATACTTTCCGGGTGAAACTGCACACCTTCAATATGCGGATATTCCCGGTGCCGCACGCCCATAATAGTTCCGTCTTCAACCCAAGCCGTAATTTCCAAAACTTCTGGACAACTCTGCTTTTCAATTACCAAACTGTGATAGCGAGTTGCAATCATCGGCGATTCCACGCCCTGAAAAACTCCGACTCCTGCGTGTTCTACCTGAGAAGTTTTGCCGTGCATCAACACGGGCGCAGAAACAATTTTCCCGCCGAATACTTGACCGATACTTTGATGTCCGAGGCACACGCCTAAAATCGGTAGAGTCGGCCCCAATTCTTTGATTAATTCCAGAGAAATTCCCGCATCTTCCGGCCGCCCCGGGCCTGGAGAAATTACCACTGCTGCCGGCTGCAATCGGCGAATTTCTGCTAAGGAGATTTGGTCGTTGCGGTAGACTTGCACTTCGCTTGCTACCGGCAACTGGGCACCCAGTTCTCCTAAATACTGTACCAAATTGTATGTAAAACTGTCGTAGTTATCGATGACTATAATCACGGGTTAAGTTAGATTTTAGGTTTTAGATTTTAGATTTTAGATTGACTCGCTGCCTGAAAGCAAGGATTTCAAGATTTTAGATAGATGCCGAAGATAAAAATAGCTGCAATATAGACGAATAAGACTAAAAATCTCAAATTGGTCATCTAAAACCTAAAATTTTCTGGGTTCAATAAGTTACTGACGGCCGATCGCAATTTGAACTACTGCCCACAAAGGAGGAAGCAGAAGTGCTGCACCGACGATGATCGCAGCCATTGCCGATACCAGAACCGCTCCGGCACCGCAGTCTTTGGCAATTTTGGCTAGTTCGTGGTAAGATTGCCCGACTGTCAAGTCTACCACCGATTCGATCGCCGTATTCAGCAGTTCCATTGCTAAAACTATGCCAATGGTGACGCCGATCACAGATATTTCTACAGGTTTGAGTTGCAAAAATAGCCCGAGTCCGATCGCCAATGTTCCTATAACTGTGTGAATCCGAAAATTGCGCTGAGTTTCAAAAGCATAACTCAGACCCCCCCAAGCGTATCTAAAACTGGTAGCTAAGCTAGATGCGATTTTCCAGGACAGCTCTCGGTTGTATTTCAAGGCTTTTTTAGACTCGTGGACTGTCTGGCTAGAAGAGTCTTGAGGCATGGGCAGGAACTGTGCGATTTGTGATGAAATTGAGGGTCTATCTAGTGTCATAAAGAACCAACTTTAATTTACAGAGATGAATGAAAGCTAAACTTTTCAAATTAACTTCATCTAGTCTAGGTAACTTTTCTAAGTTTTTACTAAAGTTTTGGTGTAATTTCAGAAAGTTATGTTGGGCTTGACATGATTTGTTAAGTAACCATCAACTTAAGTTATGCTGTTTGGATTGTCAGACCGATCGCCCGCAGCAATGTTTCCTGTCGATCGAGCATTTGAGCCAGACTTTCTTCATCCGGGTGATCCCAGCCCAAAAGATGCAGAAAACCGTGGGCTGCCAGCCAAGCTAGTTCGGTCTTCAGGGGATGTCCTTGCTGCTGGGCTTGTCGGTTAGCTGTATCGATCGAGATGACGATATCACCCAAGTATAGGGGTTCAGATGACTGCATTTCCTCTAGCTGAGGACAGTCTACCTCTAAAGCTGCGAAAGCTAGTACATCGGTCGGTCGATCTTGCTGGCGGTACTGGAGGTTGAGGGCTTGCATCTCCGTATCGGCGGTTAAACGCAGACTGACTTCGTAGCCCGGTGCCGCTGGCACATCCGCCGCCTGGTTTTCCAGCCAAACGCTAAACCAATTTTCCCAGGTTTCGGCTGAAATCTCCCCGCTGGCTGCAATCTCAGGGAGGTTGGAAGCGTCGGCTGACTGCTGGGCGATCCCGTAACAGTCTTCGACGTTCACCTCTATTAACATTTTTTTGCTCTCCTGTCAAGGAATATATTCAATTTTTTTACAAATTCCAATTGCGCGATCGAACGGCAGGGGATTTTGCTGTTGCTGGCAAGATACAGTAATCTGTTAGAGATTGCAACAGGCAGGCAGAACAATCAGCTTAACTCCCGATCGAGAAAGCTTAAAAATATCAGCAGAAATGAGAGGCTGATTGTTAGAATCCCCGATTAAGAATTGAAATAGCGATCGAGAAAAGCCAAACCGACGAGTACGCCTAAAAGTCCGATCGCTGTCAAGGCAAAATGAAACAGAGAAGTGGCCCGCTTGCGAACCATGTTCCGCATCGCCAGCTTGACATAACTCGGTGGAGGTGCAGTGTTTGTCGGCGCTGTCTGGGTTTCGGCGGACTCTTCCGAGGCGGGAATGGCTGAGGGAGGTTGACTCATAACGGTTAGTTTAGAAGGTTAACAGAGAGGCTGCTGAAGACAGACTCGCCACGATATTAACAAATATGTAACGTTTTGTGTAGGTGTTTTGAGTTTTTCGAGCCTCGCCACCCTATATTTGTGTAGGGGTCACTTCTGTGACATCACAAACCGCCAAAAATTATCATAAACCCGCCCTATACCTGGGAAGAATCTACTTGCCCTCTTTCCCCCAACAAAGCATCCGCCCAAACAGCATCTGATTCTGAAAGCGCAGGTACGGGTGCGGCGGTGTAATCTATTCTAAAGTCATAGGCGGCGCGATCGTAAACCCCATTTAATAACGCTTGTAAATCTACAATTGGTTCCTCGTCGCCCGCGCGCAAAGGCAATGGAAATGCAGGAATCATATCGGGTAAATTAAAAAGGTACAAATCTGCCAAAGGCCTTTGATTTGCCCGACTCACCAAAATTCGATAACTTGCCTCAATATCGTTATCAAAAACTAACATGGGTTGGTAACTTCGCAGCAAGTCAATCTCAACCAGATGAGTGCGACTACCAAACACCTTTTCTCGCTTTGCTTCATACATTTCTCGCCCTTTTCCAGGGCGCTTATTTGTTGGAGAAAGCACTTCAATTACAGTCACTACCTTTTTAGTTTCAGTTTCGATGACCTGCAAATAACTTTCTTTTACTTCCACTGGCCAAGGTATTCTCACCTTCAAAGACTGGGTGGGCGGAGCGGCAACGGCGACATTAGAAGTAGTCTCGGTTGTTGGAGCTAGTGAGCGTTGTATTGTGACATCGGGAATGCCAATTACTAAAGCATCTTCGCCGCTGAGTTGATAAATTCTTTGTTCAATATCTACTAAATATTTAGGCAGCAATTGCGGAGTTAACAAATCTGCGATCGCCACTATTAACCTATTGTGAACAGAACGCCACAATTCAGGACTTTCTAAATAAGGATTCATCCCTGGAAACGGATTAGGCATTAATTTAGCTCCTGTTAATTTACCTACTTCTATTATCCCCTTAACGCTCTCTCCCGCAACAGAGAATCGGCCCAAACAGCATCCGTTTCTGACAGCGGGGGTACTGCATCGGCTGTATAATCAATTTCAAAATCATAACCTGCGCGATCGTATACTTGATTAATCAGCGCCTGTAAATCCAGAACAGGCTCTACATCTTCGGGACGCAAAGGCAAGGGAAATGCAGGAATTGTATCGGGAAGGTTAAATAAGTATAAATCTGCGATCGGGCGTTGATTGCTGCGGCTGACTAAAACGCGGCAGTCGCTTTTATAGGAATGTCCGAAAATTGGCAAAGGTTCCCCAGCCCGCAACAAGTCTATTTCGACTAAATGGGTACTGCTATCAAATATTTTATTTCGCTTATTGTCATACTTTTCTCGACCTTCCCCCCAGCGTTTATTTGCAGGCGAAAGCACTTCAATAACGGTGACAACTTCCTTGGTTGCCATATCGATTACTTCTAAATATCCTTCCCTAAATTCTTCCGAGACTGGAATTCTCACTTTTAAAGGCTGCACAGTTCGGGAAGCGACGGCGACAGCATTAGATGCGATCGCACTTGCGGGACGGCGTTTCTGTTGGATAGAGACATCAGGAATCGCTACTAATAGAGAATTTTCACCTTTGATTTCGTAAATTCGCTTTTCAATAGCAACGCGGTATTTAGGGCGCAATTGCGGAGTTAACGACTCCTTAATCACACTAATCAGTAAATGATGGACTTCTGGCCAAAAATCAGGATGTTCTAAATAAGGATTCATCCCCGGAAAAGGATTAGGCATGAGCGTACTTCCCGTTTACCACTACTATTTTAGCAGCTCAATTAAAATAACGCAGACAATATAAAACTATCATCTGCGTTAATCCGCGTGCATCTGCGATTAAAAGCCCCTAAAAATTCCCGTAACTGCTAATCGCCCCCTGCAACCTCCCAATCACTTCATCAACCGAAATCGCCCCCAACTCCCCAGAAGCGCGAGTCCGAATATTCAAACTATTCGCCTCAACCTCCTTCGCACCCACAACACCCATCACCGGAATTTTATCCTTCTCAGCATTGCGAATCAACTTGCCCAAACGCTCGCTATTCTCATCAGCTTCAGCGCGAATATTTAGCGCTTTCATCTTCGCCGCCACTTCCTTCGCAAACGGCAAAAAGTCGGCGCTTACAGGCAACAACCGCACCTGAACCGGCGCCAACCACAGCGGAAAATCGCCCGCATACTGCTCGATCAAAATCCCGATCAAACGTTCCAAAGAACCGAAAGGAGCGCGGTGAATCATCACCGGGCGCTTGCGAGTGCCGTCTTCAGCAACGTATTCCAAATCAAAACGTTCTGGCAAGTTGTAATCTACCTGAACAGTTCCTAGTTGCCATTCTCTATCCAAGACATCTTGGAAAATGAAATCGAGTTTCGGCCCGTAAAAAGCGGCCTCCCCAATTCCTTCAAAATAATTCATGCCCAAAGTTTCCACCGCGCGGCGGATTGCACCTTGAGCTTTTTCCCAAGCTTCATCGGAACCGATGTATTTCTCTAAATTGTTCGGATCGCGGAAACTCAAACGCGCCTTAAAGTTTTTCAGTTGCAGACTCTTGAAGACTGACAGAATCAAATCCACCACATTCAAGAATTCAGCATCCAACTGTTCCGGCGTGACAAATAAATGGGAATCATCCACCGTAAAGCCGCGCACCCGCGTTAAACCGCCCAATTCTCCCGATTGTTCGTAGCGGTAAACTGTGCCGAATTCCGCCAACCGCATCGGCAGTTCGCGATAGGAACGCAATTCGCTTTTGTAAATTTGAATGTGAAAAGGGCAGTTCATGGGTTTCATCACAAAACCCTGTTCGTTTGCAGCAGCTTCCTCATCTTCTGCCATCAGCGGAAACATATCTTCTTTGTATTTCTGCCAGTGACCGGAAATTTTGAACAAATCGACTCTAGCGATGTGCGGAGTCACTACTTGCAAATAGCCGCGCTTGATTTGTTCTTGTTTCAAGTAATCTTCTAAAATACTTCTCAAAACAGTGCCTTTCGGCGTCCACAAAGGCAAACCCGGGCCCACCGCATCGGCAAAAATAAATAAGCCTAATTCTTTGCCTAACTTGCGGTGGTCGCGCCTTAATGCTTCTTCTTTGCGGTGTTTGTATGCTGCTAGCTGTTCGGGAGTTTCCCAAGCTGTGCCGTAAATGCGCTGCAATTGAGCTTTGGTTTCGTCGCCCCGCCAGTAAGCGCCTGCTAGGCTTTCTAGCTCGATCGCCTTTGGATTCAACTCACTGGTATTATCCAAGTGAGGCCCGGCGCACAAATCCCACCATTCGTCGCCCAAATGGTAAAGAGTAATCGGTTCGATCAAACCTGCTAAAATTTCTAATTTGTAAGGTTCATTAATCTCCTTAATTCTGC of Oscillatoria nigro-viridis PCC 7112 contains these proteins:
- the thrS gene encoding threonine--tRNA ligase, whose amino-acid sequence is MSSSESMSPPEESAKIELPRTSESEALKKIRHTTSHVMAMAVQKLFPKAQVTIGPWIENGFYYDFDTPEPFTEQDLKAIKKEMIKIINRKLPVIREEVSREEAERRIKEINEPYKLEILAGLIEPITLYHLGDEWWDLCAGPHLDNTSELNPKAIELESLAGAYWRGDETKAQLQRIYGTAWETPEQLAAYKHRKEEALRRDHRKLGKELGLFIFADAVGPGLPLWTPKGTVLRSILEDYLKQEQIKRGYLQVVTPHIARVDLFKISGHWQKYKEDMFPLMAEDEEAAANEQGFVMKPMNCPFHIQIYKSELRSYRELPMRLAEFGTVYRYEQSGELGGLTRVRGFTVDDSHLFVTPEQLDAEFLNVVDLILSVFKSLQLKNFKARLSFRDPNNLEKYIGSDEAWEKAQGAIRRAVETLGMNYFEGIGEAAFYGPKLDFIFQDVLDREWQLGTVQVDYNLPERFDLEYVAEDGTRKRPVMIHRAPFGSLERLIGILIEQYAGDFPLWLAPVQVRLLPVSADFLPFAKEVAAKMKALNIRAEADENSERLGKLIRNAEKDKIPVMGVVGAKEVEANSLNIRTRASGELGAISVDEVIGRLQGAISSYGNF